In the Alistipes provencensis genome, GAGTATGAACGTGCAAGTATTAAGTGACCAGGTATTGCTTAATCACTACCTTTCAGGTGACCGGAGTGCCATATCCAAACTCATCGAACGCCATAGCAGACGCGTGCGGGACTACATCAACATGATGGTCAAGGACCGCGACGTGGCCGATGATATTTTTCAGGAGACATTCATCAAAGCCGTCCGTGTGATCGACGAAGGCCGTTATACCGATAACGGCAAGTTCCTGTCGTGGATACTGCGCATCGCCCACAATCAGGTGATCGACCATTTCCGCGCACAGCGGCAGAACAAGTCGGTCAGCGAGTCCGAGGCGGGTTACGACGTGCTGGGCACGCTGAAATTGGCCGAACGCACCGTCGAGGATGCGATGGTCTGCGACCAGATCGAGCGCGACGTGCGCGCGCTGGTCGAGCTGCTGCCCGCCGAGCAGCGCGAGGTGGTGATCATGCGCTATTTCTCGGGGCTGAGCTTCAAGGACATCGCCGAGCAGACCAACGTGAGCATCAACACCGCGCTGGGACGCATGCGCTATGCGCTGATCAACCTGCGGAGGATGATCAAGGAAAAAAATCTGATTCTGAGCTGACGCCGCACAATAATCTCCCGAAGGGCTGCGTTATATGGATGAAAGCAAGCTAAAACCAGTAAGGCCTATGGAGGAGATTGACAAAAATGAGGTTTCAGACAACGGCATCTCTGAGGACGAAGACTTAATGATGCGGGAGGTGATACAAGGTGATGCGGATTTGTGTTATTTGCATCATTACCTCTCG is a window encoding:
- a CDS encoding RNA polymerase sigma factor; amino-acid sequence: MNVQVLSDQVLLNHYLSGDRSAISKLIERHSRRVRDYINMMVKDRDVADDIFQETFIKAVRVIDEGRYTDNGKFLSWILRIAHNQVIDHFRAQRQNKSVSESEAGYDVLGTLKLAERTVEDAMVCDQIERDVRALVELLPAEQREVVIMRYFSGLSFKDIAEQTNVSINTALGRMRYALINLRRMIKEKNLILS